A single genomic interval of Acidobacteriota bacterium harbors:
- a CDS encoding polysaccharide export protein, which yields MGSRRKKLFVAAVILMACVGAGVTGVLAGQKSGKKEVAPPDQISEALSHGVDTLPSTATAGAPGLQRRDPRYEVDSGDVIEIDFPFTPEFNQTVTVNPDGYISLRNAGGIHVGGETVPELEVNIKRAYANILRNPEVSITLKQFQNPYFLALGQVNHPGKYDLRGNTTVAEAVAIAGGFSEKGKRSDIILFRRVSDNWVSATKVNLKHMLTSKNLGEDLQLHPGDMIYIPQNTLSKIKPFIPLPSLAYYLH from the coding sequence ATGGGTTCGCGCAGGAAAAAACTGTTTGTGGCGGCCGTTATTTTAATGGCCTGCGTTGGCGCCGGGGTGACAGGCGTGCTGGCCGGCCAAAAGAGCGGCAAGAAGGAAGTAGCGCCTCCCGATCAGATCAGCGAGGCTCTCAGCCATGGCGTCGACACCCTCCCCTCAACAGCGACTGCAGGCGCTCCCGGATTGCAGCGGCGAGACCCTCGTTACGAAGTGGACAGCGGGGACGTTATAGAAATCGATTTCCCCTTCACGCCCGAGTTCAACCAAACCGTAACGGTGAACCCGGATGGCTACATTTCATTGCGAAATGCCGGCGGAATTCATGTTGGAGGTGAAACGGTACCCGAACTTGAAGTGAACATCAAGAGGGCTTACGCGAACATTCTGCGGAATCCAGAAGTTTCGATTACTTTGAAGCAATTTCAGAACCCGTATTTCCTTGCCCTGGGACAGGTTAACCATCCCGGGAAATATGACCTGCGAGGAAACACTACGGTGGCGGAAGCCGTCGCGATAGCGGGTGGCTTCTCAGAAAAGGGAAAACGCAGCGACATTATCCTGTTTCGCCGGGTTTCAGACAACTGGGTTTCTGCAACCAAAGTCAATTTGAAACACATGTTGACTTCAAAGAATCTGGGCGAAGACCTGCAGTTGCATCCGGGAGACATGATTTATATCCCGCAAAACACATTATCGAAAATTAAGCCCTTTATCCCGCTTCCGTCGCTCGCCTATTACCTGCATTGA